The following proteins are encoded in a genomic region of Ostrea edulis chromosome 7, xbOstEdul1.1, whole genome shotgun sequence:
- the LOC130048611 gene encoding uncharacterized protein LOC130048611 has translation MYFALHLLGAADSYCYYDYSYSYSYYYCYYDDISVGTIIGAVVGGIVGFILLCVLIAVLCICVCKKKTSGTVIQPGTVSSTVTSSAVYNSYPNYPQQQGWGAQHVQPSAPSYPGYGQQQYPPQVSQPMPPPTYAENVVTGQPPQNTN, from the exons ATGTATTTTGCTTTGCATTTACTAGGTGCCGCAGACAGTTATTGTTATTACGACTATTCCTACAGCTACAGTTACTATTACTGTTACTATGACGATAT ATCTGTTGGAACAATAATCGGAGCCGTGGTCGGAGGAATTGTCGGATTCATCCTGCTGTGTGTCTTAATTGCTGTTCTCTGTATTTGCGTATGCAAAAAGAAAACATCAGGAACAGTTATCCAACCCGGGACTGTCAGTTCCACAGTGACGTCCTCAG CAGTATACAATTCCTATCCAAATTATCCCCAGCAACAAGGATGGGGCGCACAGCATGTACAGCCTAGTGCCCCAAGCTATCCTGGATATGGACAACAGCAGTATCCACCCCAGGTATCCCAACCAATGCCCCCGCCGACCTATGCTGAGAACGTGGTAACGGGACAACCTCCACAGAATACCAACTAA